The proteins below come from a single Serratia ficaria genomic window:
- a CDS encoding autotransporter outer membrane beta-barrel domain-containing protein — MGKLWGQRTLPVKTRLSRLHIALTMATLSMAGAADAVYADEAILDGDRHISHSVSYDGKVIVGAVDVSHLLIDGGTFSADQLVIGSKGQSQARVRVSNGAKLVNDEATIAYGVDDTQYEQRPQAVISGQGSEWRVNNKLAVAGVLDVLGGAKVSAGALAIASQPWEGKKAADIYVGGAGSHLHVDGRAEIESLSLVDGGRFSTDSKKLYASGLLVIGSRGSFNGSDKYSYDLNIGTDLTLGQAQAPGVLDSDIVIDTGTDGMSSYWANGVVFNHTSNDYELANVISGYGSLVNVSGQTTLTGDLRDFIGHVIVKGGKLTVNSDMALGYEDEWLIRYQELSVENGGTLVLNGTMGFLGTRGTGFSSHVFVRPGGVLAGDATVGRTRVEQGGHISPGDGGIGKFTIKGDAIFNDGAFYDVDIAADGRSDSVAVADKTTIGKDVKVLVNALDPHTSYQNGQSYRIWTTNKGYEGMFSEAVLDSAFLDASLTNDEKYVDLTIRQKNADGNTGGDDGNHDGGNHNGDSHAGGGDGDSHNGGGNDGHTDGSPNAPGIFQTVATNDNQWNTAGALSSLAQLGPSLGLYNSLLMLNATQAREAFNQLSGEQYASVQSSLLQSGTLVGNVVNQHMQTMFDDDSLTVPPLAMSLVQGAERERSGAWGQVFGNWTRSKGDSNVGKLDSNTGGFLVGADRELSEGVRAGAYAGYSRTHFDVDSRASSGHSNNYHLGLYGAGQRDALALRGGLGYSWHRIESERNVGFGGYRDRLTGGYDGNTLQAFTELGYRLRYESASVEPFVNLSYVRLHTDAVQEQGGAAALSVKDETMNTFYSTLGLRGATDIPVSGVDVTLHGNLGWQHAYGDTDTSAQMAFATGDSFATKGAPVDKDVAVVGVGLDVPLTRSTRVGVSYQGQYGSQLQANSVNAQLTVTF, encoded by the coding sequence ATGGGCAAGCTCTGGGGGCAGCGCACGCTGCCGGTCAAAACACGGTTATCGCGACTGCATATTGCGTTGACCATGGCAACGCTGTCGATGGCCGGCGCGGCCGATGCGGTTTACGCTGACGAAGCTATTCTGGATGGCGATCGCCATATTTCTCATTCGGTTTCTTATGACGGGAAGGTGATCGTCGGCGCGGTGGATGTCAGCCATTTATTGATCGACGGCGGCACGTTCAGCGCCGATCAGCTGGTTATTGGCTCGAAAGGCCAGTCGCAGGCGAGGGTGCGGGTCAGCAACGGCGCCAAATTGGTGAATGACGAAGCGACTATAGCGTACGGTGTTGACGATACTCAGTATGAGCAACGGCCGCAAGCGGTGATTAGCGGTCAGGGCAGCGAGTGGCGGGTTAACAATAAGCTGGCTGTTGCGGGCGTGTTGGATGTGCTTGGCGGCGCAAAGGTCAGCGCCGGAGCTTTGGCGATCGCGTCTCAGCCCTGGGAGGGGAAAAAGGCGGCGGATATTTACGTCGGCGGCGCCGGCTCGCACCTGCATGTTGACGGGCGGGCGGAAATTGAGAGTCTCTCTTTGGTTGACGGCGGGCGCTTCAGTACCGATAGCAAGAAATTATATGCCTCGGGGCTGCTGGTGATCGGCAGTCGCGGCTCTTTTAATGGTTCTGACAAGTATAGTTATGACTTGAATATAGGGACCGACCTGACGCTGGGCCAGGCTCAGGCCCCCGGGGTTTTGGACTCCGATATTGTGATAGATACCGGCACTGATGGGATGTCGAGTTATTGGGCTAACGGGGTGGTTTTCAATCACACCTCGAATGATTACGAACTTGCCAACGTTATCTCCGGCTACGGCTCGCTGGTCAATGTGAGCGGCCAGACGACATTGACGGGCGATCTGCGAGATTTTATTGGGCACGTTATCGTTAAAGGCGGCAAGCTTACCGTCAACAGCGATATGGCGCTGGGGTATGAGGACGAGTGGCTGATCAGATACCAGGAACTGAGCGTAGAGAATGGCGGGACGCTGGTTCTGAACGGCACCATGGGCTTTTTGGGTACGCGCGGCACCGGGTTCTCAAGCCATGTCTTTGTGAGGCCGGGCGGCGTACTGGCCGGCGATGCGACGGTCGGCAGGACACGGGTGGAGCAAGGCGGCCATATTTCTCCCGGTGACGGCGGTATCGGCAAGTTTACGATAAAGGGCGATGCGATCTTCAATGACGGCGCGTTCTATGATGTGGATATTGCCGCAGACGGTCGCAGCGACAGCGTGGCGGTGGCCGATAAGACGACGATAGGCAAGGATGTCAAGGTGCTGGTGAATGCGCTCGATCCGCATACCAGTTACCAGAACGGGCAAAGTTACCGGATATGGACGACTAACAAAGGCTACGAGGGGATGTTCAGCGAAGCGGTGTTGGACTCCGCCTTTTTGGATGCGTCACTGACGAACGATGAAAAATATGTCGATCTGACTATCCGGCAGAAAAACGCCGATGGTAATACCGGCGGCGACGACGGTAACCACGATGGCGGCAACCACAACGGCGACAGTCATGCCGGAGGCGGTGATGGCGATAGCCACAATGGCGGCGGTAATGACGGCCATACCGACGGTAGCCCGAACGCGCCGGGCATCTTCCAGACGGTGGCGACCAACGACAACCAGTGGAACACCGCCGGTGCGCTGAGCTCGCTGGCGCAGCTGGGGCCGTCGCTCGGGCTGTACAACTCGCTGCTGATGCTGAATGCGACTCAGGCGCGCGAGGCGTTTAACCAGTTGTCCGGCGAGCAGTATGCGTCGGTGCAGTCCAGCCTGCTGCAGAGCGGCACGTTGGTCGGCAATGTGGTGAACCAGCATATGCAGACGATGTTCGACGACGACAGCCTGACGGTGCCGCCGCTGGCGATGAGCCTGGTGCAGGGGGCGGAGCGCGAGCGCAGCGGTGCCTGGGGGCAGGTGTTCGGCAACTGGACGCGCAGCAAGGGCGACAGTAACGTCGGCAAGCTGGACAGCAACACCGGCGGTTTCCTGGTGGGCGCGGACCGTGAACTGAGCGAAGGGGTTCGCGCCGGCGCCTATGCAGGCTACAGCCGCACCCATTTCGACGTTGACAGCCGTGCGTCTTCGGGCCATAGCAACAACTACCATCTGGGTCTGTATGGCGCGGGGCAGCGCGACGCGCTGGCGCTGCGCGGCGGCCTGGGTTACAGCTGGCACCGGATTGAGAGCGAACGCAACGTCGGCTTCGGCGGCTATCGCGATCGGCTAACGGGGGGTTACGACGGCAATACGCTGCAGGCGTTTACGGAGCTGGGCTACCGGCTGCGTTATGAGTCGGCGAGCGTGGAGCCGTTCGTCAACCTGAGCTATGTGCGTCTGCATACGGATGCGGTGCAGGAGCAGGGGGGCGCGGCGGCGCTGAGCGTGAAGGATGAGACGATGAACACCTTCTACTCGACGCTGGGCCTGCGCGGCGCGACGGATATTCCGGTATCGGGCGTTGATGTGACGCTGCACGGCAACCTGGGCTGGCAGCACGCCTACGGCGACACGGACACCTCGGCGCAGATGGCGTTCGCCACCGGCGACAGCTTTGCCACCAAGGGCGCGCCGGTGGATAAGGACGTGGCGGTGGTCGGCGTCGGTCTGGACGTGCCGCTGACGCGTTCGACGCGGGTCGGCGTGTCCTATCAGGGGCAGTACGGTTCGCAGCTGCAGGCCAACTCGGTCAATGCGCAGCTGACGGTCACCTTCTAA
- a CDS encoding DUF1852 domain-containing protein codes for MNNDFTFTIKSSLFDEHYNPSENTRITTNFANLARGKDRQENLRNTLVMINNRFNSLAHWDNPKGDRYSVELEIISVEMRLEDNGNSFPVIEILKTNIVDKKTNQRIEGIVGNNFSSYVRDYDFSVLLSAHNKNRSEFSIPDSFGDLHGNIFKHFVNSEAYRDNFTKTPVICLSVSSKNTYYRTGNEHPVLGVEYQQDEPSLTDAYFNKMGLQARYFMPPNGVAPLAFYFNGDLLGDYTNLELISTISTMETFQKIYRPEIYNANSAAGKCYRPSLNQQDYSLTRVVYDREERSHLAIEQGKFTEEKFIKPYQNILEQWSANCAL; via the coding sequence ATGAATAACGATTTTACATTTACGATTAAGAGCAGTCTTTTCGATGAGCATTATAACCCATCTGAAAATACGCGGATCACCACCAACTTTGCCAACTTGGCCAGAGGAAAAGACCGCCAGGAGAACCTGCGCAACACGTTGGTGATGATTAACAATCGTTTCAATAGTTTGGCGCATTGGGACAACCCCAAAGGCGATCGTTACTCTGTCGAGCTTGAAATCATTTCTGTTGAAATGCGTCTTGAAGACAATGGCAATAGCTTCCCGGTGATTGAAATATTAAAAACCAACATCGTCGATAAAAAAACCAACCAGCGCATTGAGGGTATTGTAGGGAATAACTTCTCTTCTTACGTGCGCGACTATGACTTTAGCGTATTGTTGTCGGCGCACAACAAGAACCGGTCTGAATTCAGCATTCCCGATAGTTTTGGTGATTTGCATGGGAATATATTCAAGCACTTCGTCAACTCGGAGGCGTACAGAGATAACTTTACTAAAACGCCGGTGATATGCCTGAGCGTTTCCAGTAAAAACACCTATTATCGGACGGGTAATGAGCATCCCGTATTGGGCGTGGAATATCAGCAAGACGAGCCTTCATTGACCGATGCCTACTTCAATAAAATGGGCTTGCAGGCTCGCTACTTTATGCCGCCCAACGGCGTTGCGCCTTTGGCTTTTTATTTTAACGGCGATTTGCTCGGCGATTACACCAATCTGGAACTTATCAGCACCATCAGCACGATGGAGACTTTCCAAAAAATTTACCGGCCCGAGATTTACAATGCCAACTCTGCGGCAGGAAAATGCTATCGGCCAAGCCTGAATCAACAGGATTATTCTTTAACTCGCGTGGTTTATGATCGGGAAGAACGTAGCCATCTGGCCATTGAGCAGGGTAAGTTCACTGAAGAGAAATTTATTAAACCATACCAGAACATTCTTGAGCAGTGGTCCGCTAATTGCGCTCTTTGA
- a CDS encoding methionine synthase — MKKLLPTSTAGSLPKPSWLAQPETLWSPWKLQDQELIDGKQDALRLCLEDQQQAGIDIVSDGEQTRQHFVTTFIEHLNGVDFEKREIVKIRNRYDASVPTVVGPVSRQKSVFVEDAKFLRRQTSQPIKWALPGPMTMIDTLYDNHYKSREKLAWEFAKILNEEARELEAAGVDIIQFDEPAFNVFFDEVNDWGIATLERAIEGLKCETAVHICYGYGIKANTDWKKTLGSEWRQYEEIFPKLQKSNIDIISLECQNSHVPMELMELIRGKKVMVGAIDVATNTIETPEQVAATLRKALQFVDADKLYPCTNCGMIPLPRAVARGKLDALHAGAEIVRKELLAK; from the coding sequence ATGAAAAAGTTATTACCGACGTCGACCGCCGGCAGTTTGCCCAAGCCCTCTTGGCTGGCCCAGCCTGAGACGCTTTGGTCCCCGTGGAAATTGCAGGACCAGGAATTGATCGACGGCAAACAAGATGCTCTGCGTTTGTGCCTGGAAGATCAACAGCAGGCGGGTATTGATATCGTCAGTGACGGTGAGCAAACGCGCCAACATTTCGTCACCACCTTTATTGAGCACCTCAACGGCGTTGATTTCGAGAAACGCGAGATCGTTAAAATTCGCAATCGCTACGATGCGAGCGTACCGACGGTCGTTGGCCCCGTCAGCCGTCAAAAATCGGTTTTTGTCGAAGATGCCAAGTTTTTACGCCGACAAACCAGCCAACCCATTAAATGGGCCCTGCCTGGCCCGATGACGATGATAGATACGCTGTATGATAACCACTATAAAAGCCGCGAAAAACTGGCCTGGGAATTCGCTAAAATTCTCAACGAAGAAGCCAGGGAATTAGAAGCCGCCGGCGTCGATATCATCCAATTTGACGAGCCCGCCTTTAACGTTTTCTTCGATGAGGTGAACGACTGGGGGATCGCCACCTTAGAAAGGGCCATCGAAGGGCTTAAATGTGAAACGGCCGTACACATTTGCTACGGTTATGGCATCAAAGCCAATACCGATTGGAAAAAGACGCTGGGATCGGAGTGGCGACAATACGAAGAGATTTTTCCAAAACTGCAAAAATCCAATATCGATATCATCTCGCTGGAATGTCAAAACTCCCATGTTCCCATGGAGCTAATGGAACTCATTCGGGGTAAAAAGGTGATGGTTGGGGCGATTGACGTGGCGACCAATACCATTGAAACACCGGAGCAGGTTGCCGCCACGCTGCGCAAAGCGCTGCAGTTCGTCGACGCCGACAAGCTCTACCCTTGTACGAACTGCGGCATGATCCCTTTGCCGCGCGCGGTGGCAAGGGGCAAGCTGGACGCTTTACATGCAGGCGCGGAAATCGTCCGAAAAGAGCTTCTGGCTAAATAA
- a CDS encoding efflux RND transporter periplasmic adaptor subunit, protein MKSLLSLLGRYALTLSAAVMATFLAFIIWKHYAQTPWTRDGRVRADVVQIAPDVSGPVMSVAVRDNQWVNRGDMLYSIDPHWLKLAVVSAQADVEAKRHEMLMRQDAASRRAKIKGMISGEDLRQTGSAASVAAANYHGALAALELAQLNLSHATVRSPVAGYVTHLRLRPGDYAAAGETKVAIIDAHSFWVVGYFEETKLRHIRVGNTAHISLMGREPVIVGHVESIGRGIGDNNDETGGLGLPEVNPTFSWVRLAQRVPVRIQIDTLPEGIVLVAGLSASVSVMP, encoded by the coding sequence ATGAAATCTTTACTCTCCCTGTTAGGCCGATATGCGCTGACGCTAAGCGCGGCGGTGATGGCTACCTTTCTGGCTTTTATTATCTGGAAACATTACGCGCAAACACCCTGGACCCGCGATGGCCGGGTTCGCGCGGATGTGGTGCAGATTGCGCCGGATGTTTCCGGGCCGGTGATGAGCGTGGCTGTCCGCGACAATCAGTGGGTTAATCGTGGGGATATGCTCTATTCCATCGATCCGCACTGGCTGAAGCTGGCGGTGGTCAGCGCGCAGGCCGATGTTGAGGCTAAACGTCATGAAATGTTGATGCGCCAGGACGCGGCCAGCCGACGCGCCAAGATAAAAGGGATGATTTCCGGCGAAGATTTACGGCAAACAGGCAGCGCGGCCAGCGTCGCGGCGGCCAATTATCACGGCGCGTTGGCCGCGCTGGAGCTGGCGCAGCTTAACCTGTCTCATGCTACCGTCCGATCACCGGTTGCGGGCTATGTCACGCATCTGCGGCTTCGCCCTGGCGACTATGCCGCGGCGGGAGAAACCAAAGTCGCCATCATAGATGCGCACAGTTTCTGGGTGGTGGGCTATTTCGAAGAGACCAAGCTGCGCCATATTCGCGTGGGAAATACTGCGCATATTTCGCTGATGGGACGTGAGCCGGTGATCGTGGGGCATGTGGAGAGTATCGGGCGTGGAATTGGTGACAACAATGACGAAACGGGCGGGCTTGGCCTGCCAGAGGTCAATCCCACGTTCAGCTGGGTGCGACTTGCACAGCGAGTGCCGGTACGCATCCAGATAGACACATTACCTGAGGGCATTGTGCTGGTGGCAGGATTATCTGCGAGTGTTTCCGTCATGCCTTAA
- a CDS encoding DUF1656 domain-containing protein has translation MINDINIGGVFIPGLLMTALATLVCTLLLGPLFSFSRLYRRLPFRPLIDFSLYIVTFFLLLQSLTTPGLFT, from the coding sequence ATGATAAATGACATCAATATCGGGGGTGTTTTTATTCCCGGTTTGCTGATGACTGCGCTCGCCACCCTCGTCTGCACGCTGTTACTCGGGCCGCTTTTTTCCTTCAGCAGGCTTTACCGCCGTTTGCCTTTTCGCCCGCTGATTGATTTCTCCCTCTATATAGTTACCTTTTTCCTGCTGTTGCAGAGTCTGACCACGCCGGGGTTATTTACATGA
- a CDS encoding FUSC family protein — MSKIHFRHFPFLRAIGQAFCRMGPASPAMLNDANALLYSARSFAAAMLAYYVALSIGLERPSWAIITVYIVSQTSVGASLSRSLYRLVGTVVGAGATVFIVPAFVNMPIFCSVILTGWITFCLYLSLLERTPRAYAFVLAGYTASLIGFPAVFDPGAIFNIAIVRVQEIMIGIFCAALIHRYVLPMRISGLFNSKLSQTLDAARRRVADTLAGKPDAASGPLHLALALQFLQGISHHIPYDFALSVPVRQARKEIHDRLARLVIVNCELRDRLRMIAVMPTDLQSLLGDVQAWFACEDAGKRHRATAALKERSEQSARLHLAQMLTFEDALRVSFVRYLTEAILILQQCDRLSDAIRHPQSASAQTEDHAVKGYVFHRDPLSAARTALGAFTIILSGCLVWIYSAWPDGGTAVSILGVCCTLFGSFDTPAPHIVKYIIGSVWGVAISLIYSFALLPQVSDFTVLVAVFAPVYLLAGSLQARPPTTFMAMGITLTLPILCELGAHYSGDFAAAVNTAIALFSATGFAVISMSLLQTVQADAAINRLLKLCRRDIRRSVKGTLKTDETRWTNLMIDRAALLAPRLQRSGPSSELALNHLLHALRMGLGVMHLRRCKPHAGTEMSELFSLMIRATDTEALRMRITAMTERCLPASDEPSRRFVAGLVDLYCALSERKKELADDK; from the coding sequence ATGAGCAAAATCCACTTCAGACACTTTCCGTTTTTACGCGCGATTGGCCAGGCGTTCTGCCGCATGGGCCCGGCCTCGCCCGCGATGCTGAATGATGCCAATGCCTTGCTGTATTCTGCGCGGAGTTTTGCCGCAGCGATGCTTGCGTACTATGTTGCCCTGTCGATTGGCTTGGAGCGGCCTTCCTGGGCAATTATCACCGTTTATATCGTTTCGCAAACATCGGTCGGCGCGTCGCTGAGCCGGAGCCTCTATCGCTTGGTGGGAACCGTGGTCGGTGCGGGCGCGACCGTTTTTATCGTGCCTGCCTTCGTGAATATGCCCATCTTTTGCAGCGTGATACTGACAGGCTGGATCACCTTCTGCCTCTATTTATCGCTGCTTGAACGCACGCCCCGCGCCTATGCCTTTGTGCTGGCCGGTTACACCGCAAGCCTGATTGGTTTTCCCGCCGTGTTCGATCCCGGCGCGATTTTTAACATTGCCATTGTGCGGGTGCAGGAGATCATGATTGGCATCTTCTGCGCTGCGCTTATCCACCGTTATGTGTTGCCCATGCGGATCTCAGGGCTGTTCAACAGCAAGCTATCGCAGACGCTGGACGCGGCGCGACGGCGGGTTGCCGACACCTTGGCAGGCAAACCCGATGCGGCCTCGGGGCCGTTGCACCTGGCGCTGGCGTTACAGTTCCTGCAGGGCATCAGCCATCACATTCCTTATGACTTCGCGCTCTCCGTACCGGTCAGGCAGGCCAGAAAAGAGATCCATGACCGGCTGGCGCGATTGGTCATCGTGAACTGCGAATTACGCGATCGGCTGCGGATGATAGCGGTGATGCCAACCGATCTGCAGTCATTGCTGGGCGATGTTCAGGCCTGGTTTGCCTGTGAAGACGCGGGAAAACGCCACCGCGCGACAGCTGCGCTTAAAGAACGCAGTGAACAATCGGCTCGGTTGCACCTGGCGCAGATGCTGACGTTTGAAGACGCGCTGCGGGTGAGTTTTGTGCGTTATCTGACAGAGGCCATTCTCATACTGCAACAGTGCGATCGCCTTTCTGACGCCATTCGTCATCCGCAATCCGCGTCAGCGCAGACGGAAGACCACGCGGTAAAAGGCTATGTTTTCCATCGCGATCCCCTTAGCGCCGCCCGCACTGCGCTGGGCGCTTTCACCATCATCCTGAGCGGCTGTCTGGTCTGGATTTACTCTGCCTGGCCTGATGGCGGCACGGCGGTCTCGATCCTCGGCGTCTGCTGCACGCTGTTTGGTAGCTTCGACACGCCGGCCCCGCATATTGTGAAATACATCATCGGCTCCGTCTGGGGGGTGGCGATTAGTTTGATCTACAGCTTCGCCCTGTTGCCGCAAGTGAGTGATTTCACCGTGCTGGTTGCGGTCTTCGCACCGGTATATCTGCTTGCCGGATCGCTCCAGGCCAGGCCGCCCACCACGTTTATGGCGATGGGGATCACCCTGACGCTGCCCATTTTGTGCGAGTTGGGTGCGCACTACAGCGGAGACTTTGCCGCGGCTGTCAACACCGCCATCGCGTTATTTTCCGCGACCGGCTTCGCCGTCATCAGCATGAGCCTGCTGCAAACCGTGCAGGCAGATGCGGCGATAAACCGCCTGCTGAAACTTTGCCGGCGGGACATTCGGCGTAGCGTGAAAGGCACGCTGAAAACCGATGAAACCCGTTGGACCAACCTGATGATCGACCGGGCGGCGTTGTTGGCGCCGCGTTTGCAGCGCAGCGGGCCGTCATCCGAACTGGCGCTTAACCACCTGTTGCACGCGCTGCGTATGGGTCTTGGCGTGATGCATTTGCGCCGATGTAAGCCACACGCGGGCACTGAGATGAGCGAGCTGTTTTCTCTGATGATCCGCGCGACGGACACCGAAGCCTTGCGCATGCGTATTACCGCTATGACCGAGCGCTGTTTGCCTGCGTCAGATGAGCCCTCGCGCCGGTTTGTCGCCGGGCTGGTTGATCTGTACTGCGCGTTAAGCGAGCGGAAAAAGGAGCTCGCCGATGATAAATGA
- a CDS encoding AraC family transcriptional regulator — protein MISQFANTLFDPDSTPCPAVARHLDFVDYAAEVPVHTHRKGQLIIALYGAVICRAENDIWIVPPDCAVWIPGGIPHSAKATWNAHLNYLFIEPGAAALPERCCTLAISGLIKELVDRLTCEGVDYPSESHVARLTRVTLDELATMPQQKLSLPVSSHPKIRTMADALVSCPGDRSTFKAWAKRLALSERSLARLMLRETGLTFGRWRQQLHLIIALRELASGISVQNVAANLGYESVNAFITMFKKTMGSTPAHYFAERKTSAR, from the coding sequence ATGATATCCCAATTCGCCAATACGTTGTTTGACCCTGACTCCACCCCCTGCCCGGCGGTAGCGCGTCATCTGGATTTCGTTGACTACGCCGCAGAAGTGCCGGTGCATACGCATCGCAAAGGGCAACTCATTATTGCCCTGTATGGCGCGGTGATTTGCCGCGCGGAAAATGACATCTGGATCGTGCCGCCCGATTGCGCCGTCTGGATCCCCGGCGGAATTCCGCACAGCGCCAAAGCCACCTGGAATGCGCATCTCAACTATTTGTTTATCGAACCCGGGGCCGCCGCACTGCCGGAGCGATGCTGCACCCTGGCGATTTCCGGGCTGATCAAAGAATTAGTTGATCGCTTAACCTGCGAGGGCGTCGATTACCCGTCGGAAAGCCATGTCGCCAGGCTGACCAGAGTGACCCTTGATGAATTGGCCACCATGCCGCAACAGAAGCTGAGCCTGCCTGTCTCGTCGCATCCTAAAATCCGCACCATGGCCGATGCGCTGGTCAGTTGCCCTGGCGATCGCAGCACCTTCAAAGCCTGGGCAAAACGGCTGGCGCTCAGCGAACGTTCTCTCGCGCGTTTGATGCTGCGCGAAACCGGGCTGACCTTCGGACGCTGGCGCCAGCAACTGCATCTGATCATTGCCCTTCGGGAGTTGGCCAGTGGCATATCGGTACAAAACGTGGCGGCGAATCTGGGGTATGAATCGGTCAATGCGTTTATCACCATGTTCAAAAAAACCATGGGCAGCACGCCCGCGCACTATTTTGCCGAACGGAAAACCAGCGCACGCTAG
- the tcuC gene encoding MFS transporter, translating into MHSPTPPMTARARAGAILRVTSGNFLEQFDFFLFGFYATYIAHTFFPASSEFASLMMTFAVFGAGFLMRPIGAIVLGAYIDKVGRRQGLIVTLSIMAAGTFLIVLIPSYQAIGLWAPLLVLAGRLLQGFSAGAELGGVSVYLAEIATPGRKGFYTSWQSGSQQVAIMVAAAMGFALNAVMEESAIREWGWRLPFLFGCLIVPFIFFLRRKLEETEAFTARRNHLAMREVFKTLLANWQVVIAGMLMVAMTTTAFYLITVYAPTFGKKVLMLSASDSLLVTLLVAVSNFLWLPVGGALSDRFGRKPVLVAMALLALVTAYPALSLLAEAPSFSMMLTVLLWLSFLYGLYNGAMIPALTEIMPVEVRVAGFSLAYSLATAVFGGFTPVISTALIEYTGDKASPGYWMSFAAVCALLATLYLYRRSALSLQTAR; encoded by the coding sequence ATGCATTCCCCTACCCCCCCCATGACGGCTCGGGCAAGAGCCGGCGCGATACTGCGCGTGACCTCCGGCAACTTTCTGGAGCAATTTGATTTCTTCCTGTTCGGCTTTTACGCCACCTACATCGCCCATACATTCTTTCCGGCCAGCAGTGAATTCGCCTCGTTGATGATGACCTTCGCGGTCTTTGGCGCCGGCTTTCTGATGCGCCCTATCGGCGCGATCGTGCTGGGCGCGTACATCGATAAAGTCGGCAGACGCCAAGGGCTGATTGTTACCCTGTCGATCATGGCGGCCGGCACCTTCCTGATTGTGCTCATCCCCTCCTATCAAGCGATCGGGCTCTGGGCGCCGCTGCTGGTGCTGGCCGGGCGTTTGTTGCAAGGCTTCTCGGCGGGCGCCGAGCTGGGTGGCGTATCCGTTTACCTGGCCGAGATCGCCACGCCGGGCCGTAAAGGCTTTTACACCAGTTGGCAGTCCGGCAGCCAGCAAGTGGCCATTATGGTGGCGGCGGCCATGGGCTTCGCGCTGAATGCCGTGATGGAAGAAAGCGCCATTCGCGAATGGGGCTGGCGTTTGCCTTTCCTGTTCGGCTGCCTGATTGTGCCCTTTATCTTTTTCCTGCGCCGCAAGCTGGAAGAAACCGAGGCGTTCACCGCCCGCCGCAACCACCTGGCGATGCGCGAGGTGTTTAAAACCCTCTTGGCGAACTGGCAGGTGGTTATCGCCGGCATGTTGATGGTCGCCATGACCACCACCGCGTTTTATCTGATCACCGTATATGCACCGACCTTCGGTAAGAAAGTGCTGATGCTCAGCGCCTCTGACAGCCTGCTGGTGACCTTGCTGGTTGCGGTATCCAACTTCCTTTGGCTGCCGGTAGGCGGCGCCCTGTCTGACCGTTTTGGCCGCAAGCCGGTGTTGGTCGCCATGGCGCTGCTGGCCCTGGTCACTGCGTATCCGGCGCTTAGCCTGCTTGCCGAAGCCCCCAGCTTTTCCATGATGCTGACGGTACTGTTGTGGCTGTCTTTCCTCTATGGCCTATACAACGGCGCCATGATCCCGGCGTTAACCGAGATCATGCCGGTGGAGGTCCGGGTGGCCGGTTTCTCGCTGGCCTACAGCCTGGCAACCGCTGTTTTTGGCGGATTTACCCCGGTTATTTCCACCGCACTGATCGAGTACACCGGCGATAAGGCCTCACCCGGCTACTGGATGAGCTTTGCCGCCGTATGCGCATTGCTGGCGACGCTTTATCTGTACCGCCGCAGCGCGTTGTCACTACAAACCGCACGTTAA
- a CDS encoding substrate-binding domain-containing protein, producing the protein MQKIYRSLLATLALSCISTGAQAKDVTVMISGGFKAALEKLAPQFEARSGDHIIVVSGPSMGKTPQAIPARLARGENADVVIMVGDALKNLAKDNRIQPGSRVELADSPIGMVVKQGDAKPNINQEAELRNTLLQAKSIAYSDSASGRYVSGQLFKKLGIEDKMKGKAHMIERIPVASEVAKGKYALGFQQVSELLPVPGVTFIGELPENVQYVTRFAGAVTADAQHRQEGRALLDFLASAEAQDSIRATGMRSVKAELPVKRRDTVQ; encoded by the coding sequence ATGCAAAAAATTTATCGTTCGCTCCTCGCCACCCTGGCACTGTCTTGCATCAGCACCGGCGCGCAGGCCAAAGACGTGACCGTCATGATTTCAGGCGGCTTTAAAGCCGCCCTGGAAAAACTGGCCCCGCAGTTTGAAGCCAGGAGCGGCGACCACATCATTGTGGTCTCCGGCCCTTCGATGGGCAAGACGCCTCAGGCGATCCCAGCGCGCCTGGCGCGCGGCGAAAACGCCGACGTGGTGATTATGGTGGGCGATGCGCTGAAAAATCTGGCAAAGGATAACCGGATCCAGCCGGGTTCACGCGTGGAACTGGCCGACTCGCCGATTGGTATGGTGGTCAAACAAGGCGACGCCAAACCCAATATCAACCAGGAGGCGGAGCTGCGCAATACCCTGCTGCAGGCCAAATCCATCGCCTATTCCGACAGCGCCAGCGGCCGCTACGTCAGCGGCCAGCTGTTCAAAAAGCTGGGTATTGAAGACAAGATGAAAGGGAAAGCGCATATGATTGAGCGTATTCCGGTGGCGTCGGAGGTGGCGAAAGGAAAATATGCGCTGGGTTTCCAGCAGGTGAGTGAACTGCTTCCCGTGCCGGGCGTCACCTTCATTGGCGAACTGCCGGAAAATGTGCAGTACGTTACCCGCTTTGCCGGCGCGGTCACCGCCGACGCACAACACCGCCAGGAAGGCCGGGCGCTGCTGGATTTCCTGGCTTCCGCCGAGGCGCAAGACAGCATTCGCGCCACCGGCATGCGATCCGTGAAGGCCGAACTGCCGGTTAAACGGCGTGATACCGTTCAGTGA